From the genome of Kaistella daneshvariae, one region includes:
- a CDS encoding GNAT family N-acetyltransferase, with amino-acid sequence MPKITLQKVTSENLPELQLLSRQTFQETFADSNSPEDMQKYLEESLNTERLTNELSQENSSFYFALENQKILGYIKLNFGNAQTELQHENSLEIERIYVLKDFLGKKIGQILLDHAIAIAKQRNCDFVWLGVWEKNLRAINFYLKNGFTEFGQHSFLLGTDNQNDILMKLPIS; translated from the coding sequence ATGCCCAAAATAACCCTCCAAAAAGTCACCTCAGAAAACCTTCCGGAATTGCAGCTCCTCAGCCGCCAAACTTTTCAGGAAACTTTCGCCGATTCCAATTCGCCTGAAGATATGCAGAAATATCTGGAGGAAAGCTTAAACACCGAGCGACTTACAAACGAACTGTCGCAAGAAAATTCCTCATTTTATTTTGCCCTCGAAAATCAAAAAATTCTCGGTTATATCAAGCTTAATTTCGGAAATGCCCAAACCGAACTTCAGCACGAAAATTCACTTGAAATCGAAAGAATTTATGTGCTGAAAGATTTCCTCGGGAAAAAGATCGGACAAATTTTACTTGACCACGCGATTGCGATTGCAAAACAAAGAAACTGCGATTTCGTTTGGCTCGGCGTCTGGGAAAAAAATCTTCGCGCCATTAATTTTTACCTTAAAAATGGTTTTACAGAATTTGGTCAGCACAGCTTCCTTTTAGGCACCGACAACCAAAACGATATTCTGATGAAACTTCCGATATCTTAA
- a CDS encoding amidase translates to MAALGITTIFTTNSFTGKKPAFKAENSTQNPDDNFELNEITVAELQDKMAKGVYTSAQITQLYLDRIATIDKNGPKLNSIIEVNPDALTIAKAMDKERKDGKIRGPLHGIPVVIKDNIDTADKMMTTAGALAMVGNYAKKDAFIVTQLRNAGAVIIAKTNLSEWANFRSTNSSSGWSSRGAQTKNPYILDHSPCGSSAGSGSAVAANLCAIAVGTETDGSITCPSSINGGVGIKPTVGLVSRSGIIPISHTQDTAGPMTRTVADAAMLLSVLAGVDSADPITKESRGKSTDYTKYLVKDALKGKRIGVEKKKYKNQFYNDLQDKALEVLKKKGATIVEIDYLESINALGNDEFEVLKYEFKDGVNKYLSTANGKMKNLADVIKFNKENEDLAMPTFKQELLEQSEAQKGLNDPAYVKALKKSHEGAKKIIDDVLKTNNLDALTGLTMGPACSIDVIYGDKWGEVSLTAPAAMSGYPHITVPCGKVYDLPIGLSFFSGAYREGEIIGLAYAYEQATKHRVQPEFRKAFLD, encoded by the coding sequence TTGGCAGCACTTGGCATCACCACTATATTTACCACGAATTCCTTTACCGGAAAAAAACCTGCTTTTAAGGCGGAAAATTCAACCCAAAATCCCGATGACAATTTTGAACTGAATGAAATAACCGTTGCGGAACTTCAGGATAAAATGGCAAAAGGAGTCTATACTTCGGCGCAAATCACGCAACTTTATCTGGACCGCATCGCCACCATCGACAAAAACGGACCAAAACTGAACTCCATAATTGAAGTAAATCCGGACGCTTTAACCATTGCAAAAGCGATGGACAAAGAACGCAAAGATGGGAAAATAAGAGGTCCACTCCACGGAATTCCGGTTGTCATTAAAGACAATATCGACACCGCAGATAAAATGATGACCACCGCCGGCGCACTCGCCATGGTAGGAAATTATGCGAAAAAAGATGCTTTCATCGTCACTCAACTGCGTAATGCTGGTGCGGTAATAATCGCGAAAACCAATTTAAGCGAATGGGCAAATTTCCGCTCCACGAATTCTTCCTCCGGATGGAGCAGCCGCGGAGCGCAAACGAAAAACCCTTATATTTTAGATCATTCACCGTGTGGTTCCAGCGCAGGTTCCGGCTCAGCAGTTGCCGCAAATTTATGTGCAATCGCGGTCGGTACAGAAACCGACGGTTCAATTACCTGTCCGTCCTCAATTAATGGTGGAGTAGGCATAAAACCAACGGTCGGTTTAGTAAGCCGTTCCGGAATTATCCCGATTTCTCACACTCAGGATACCGCCGGTCCGATGACAAGAACTGTTGCTGATGCCGCCATGCTTTTAAGTGTTTTAGCAGGCGTTGACAGTGCAGATCCGATAACAAAGGAAAGCCGCGGCAAAAGTACCGACTATACCAAATATTTGGTAAAAGATGCTTTAAAGGGAAAAAGAATCGGCGTTGAAAAGAAAAAATACAAGAATCAGTTTTATAATGACCTGCAGGACAAAGCTTTGGAGGTTTTGAAGAAAAAAGGCGCAACCATCGTAGAAATTGATTATTTGGAAAGCATCAACGCGCTCGGAAATGATGAATTTGAAGTGTTGAAATATGAGTTTAAGGACGGCGTAAATAAATATCTTTCAACCGCAAATGGGAAAATGAAGAATTTAGCCGACGTCATTAAATTCAACAAAGAAAATGAAGATCTGGCCATGCCGACTTTTAAGCAGGAGCTACTTGAACAAAGTGAGGCCCAAAAAGGTTTAAATGATCCGGCTTACGTAAAAGCTTTAAAAAAAAGCCATGAAGGCGCGAAAAAAATCATTGACGACGTGCTGAAAACAAATAATCTGGACGCCCTCACCGGCCTGACGATGGGACCAGCCTGCAGTATCGATGTTATTTACGGCGACAAATGGGGCGAAGTTTCACTTACCGCTCCCGCGGCAATGAGCGGCTATCCGCATATTACGGTGCCGTGCGGAAAAGTCTATGATTTACCGATTGGCCTTTCCTTTTTTAGCGGCGCATACCGTGAAGGTGAAATTATTGGTCTCGCATACGCTTATGAACAGGCGACAAAACACCGCGTACAACCGGAATTTAGAAAAGCCTTTCTTGATTAA